In the Cheilinus undulatus linkage group 19, ASM1832078v1, whole genome shotgun sequence genome, one interval contains:
- the actr3b gene encoding actin-related protein 3B — MSVQLPPCVIDCGTGYTKIGYAGNTEPQFIMPSCISIKESASVGEQAQRRLVRGVDDLDFYIGDEAVDKPNYATKWPIRHGMVEDWDLMEKFMEQIIFKYLRAEPEDHSFLMTEPPLNTPENREYLAEIMFETFNIPGLYIAVQAVLALAASWTSRQVGQRTLTGIVIDSGDGVTHAIPVAEGYVIGSCIKHIPIAGRDITFFIQQLLRDREAGIPPEQSLETAKAVKERYCYICPDIVKEFTKYDCDPGKWIKQYRGINAVSKTAFHIDVGYERFLGPEIFFHPEFANPDFMQPISDVVDEVIQSCPIDVRRPLYKNIVLSGGSTMFRDFGRRLQRDLKRVVDARLKLSEELSGGRIKPKPMEVQVVTHHMQRYAVWFGGSMLASTPEFHQVCHSKKDYDEIGPSICRHNPVFGIMS; from the exons GTACACAAAGATCGGATATGCCGGGAACACGGAGCCTCAGTTCATCATGCCGTCCT GCATCTCCATCAAGGAGTCGGCCAGCGTAGGAGAACAGGCCCAGAGGAGGCTGGTGCGAGGAGTCGACGACCTCGACTTCTACATCGGAGACGAAGCTGTCGACAAACCGAACTATGCAACCAAG TGGCCGATCCGTCACGGGATGGTGGAGGACTGGGATCTGATGGAGAAGTTCATGGAGCagatcatctttaaatatctaCGAGCAGAGCCGGAGGACCACAGCTTCCTGATG ACGGAGCCTCCTCTCAACACTCCAGAGAACAGGGAGTACCTGGCAGAGATCATGTTCGAGACCTTCAACATCCCGGGGCTCTACATTGCcgtccag GCTGTGTTGGCGTTGGCGGCGTCCTGGACGTCTCGACAGGTGGGACAGAGAACTCTCACAGGCATCGTCATTGACAGCGGGGACGGAGTCACACATGCCATCCCTGTG GCTGAAGGATACGTGATTGGTAGCTGCATAAAGCACATCCCCATCGCAGGGCGGGACATCACCTTCTTCATCCAACAGCtgctcagagacagagaggctggGATTCCTCCCGAACAATCTCTGGAGACTGCCAAGGCTGTAAAG GAGCGGTACTGTTACATCTGTCCAGACATAGTGAAGGAGTTCACAAAGTACGACTGTGACCCGGGGAAGTGGATCAAACAGTATCGAGGAATCAACGCCGTCAGTAAGACCGCCTTCCACATCGATGTCGGGTACGAACGCTTCCTGGGCCCTGAGATCTTCTTCCACCCAGAG TTCGCCAACCCAGACTTCATGCAGCCAATCTCTGATGTTGTCGATGAGGTCATTCAGAGCTGTCCAATCGATGTGAGGAGGCCGCTCTATAAG aacATTGTGCTGTCAGGAGGATCCACCATGTTCAGAGACTTTGGCCGGCGGCTGCAGAGGGACCTGAAGAGAGTCGTAGACGCACGACTAAAACTCAGCGAGGAACTTAGCGGGGGGCGAATAAAG CCAAAGCCGATGGAAGTCCAGGTCGTGACACACCACATGCAGCGCTACGCTGTCTGGTTTGGAGGCTCCATGTTGGCGTCCACG CCCGAGTTCCACCAGGTGTGTCACTCCAAGAAGGACTACGATGAGATCGGCCCGAGCATCTGTCGCCATAACCCTGTCTTCGGCATCATGTCCTGA